The Brevinema andersonii genome segment CTCCATTTGGATTTCTAATGCCAACAGACCACTCTGTATGATCAGGCTTACTTCCAAAAATAAGCAAATTACCACCAGCATTAACAAATCCAGCATTAACTCCCGAAATATTAGTAAGCATCGATACAGCTCTATCCACAGCAAATCCTTTCGCAATAGCACCAAAATCTAATTGAACGCCAGGTTCTAAATAAATTCCTTCATTACTAATATGTATTTTATCCATTCCTATATGAGTTAATACTCTTTTTATTTCTTTATCGGCAGGTACACGAAAATCATCTTGTTGATAGATACCCCATAATTTAATCAAAGGATATACTGTCAAATCAAAAGCTCCATCACTTTGGAGAGCAATGATTTTTGATTGTTCAATAAAATTAGAAATAATACCATAAGCTTTCGGATCATCATTCTTAGATAGAAAACTCTGATTATTCAAGAGATTAAGACTACCATTTTCCTCAGGAGCAAGTTGCACATACCAATATGATAATTCATCCCAAATTTTATTTATTTCTTTTTCTAATTTGTAACGGGGTAATGAACTATATATAACAATATCAAAACGAGTATACATAAGATTTTTAGAAAATATTTGTTTCTGATAAGGATCTGAAACACATGAAACACAACAAAACAGCAATATAAAATTAAAAAGCATCATATTTTTCATCTTGATATCATAAACCTCAATTTTCTACTCTTTATATTATAAAATATTTTAAAAAAAAGTAAAATCTTTTTTTTATTGTACTAATTTTCTATATCTAATACATCTAAAGATTCAAGCATATTAATTAGTTCCGGCTTAGATTTAGTTAGCAAAGCATGCAAAATCACCACACCCAACATACCATAACCAATCACCCCTATTACCAAATTGACAGCTAATAGAGTATCGTGCATGAAAAATAACCCTATATATAATCCTATAATTCCAATTCCTAAAATACAGGGATAAAACATACTCTCTTTAATCAAGTAATAATTAAGAAAATAATAAATCAAAGGATAGGGCAAAAATACAAGATTATATTGAGGCATTAATATTTGAAATCCTTCTAAAATATTAGGATCTTTTTTGAACAAAATACCAGCTAAAAATGGTGCTGTAAAATAAAAAAATAAAATATATGCTCCGATTAAACTCAATAAGCATGCAAACCCCAACCATAGAGATTTATGAGCATCTTCAAATTTAGAAGACATTATAGGAAGAATAACAAACGAAACTCCTGTAGTTAAAAAAATCATTCCCTTTCCTAAAAGATTAGAACTGGCAAAAAGTGCTGATTGTTCTGGCAATAAAGATCGGACCAACACAGTATCCGAATAGATAAGTAGAGAAAATAAACCAACAGAACCTAAAGAAACAAATAACGATTTCCAAGAAAACAGATGCTTCTTATAAGATTTTGGAACAGAAATAAAAAATGACTCTCGATAAGGAATAGTATTACCCATAACAAATACAATATTACTGATAAGAATCCCCATCATCGCTCCGACAATATTAGGCATAAGCCACACACATACCAAGCCCAATGTTATACGAACGATGCCTTGTAAAGCCTGCGCAATACCAGCAGCAATAAACCGTTTTTCAGCTTGAAGCATACTGATAAAAGGAGCTTGAGGAAAATGAAGGAGCAGTGATACTAACAATAAATAAAAAATCATCCGGTCTTTAACATGAAAAACATTCTGAAAAATCGGTACTAAAAAAATCCATAGTACCGTCACAAAAATCATATAAAAAAACACATTACGTACTGTTAATATTGATTCAAAAGACAGATCATTTTTCGGTAATACCGAAAAATGTTTTGTTAAAGCATATTGATATGCCATAATAGGAAGTATAAGCAACCCAATAAATTGCAAAAGCGGCTGAATTATACCATAATCTTCCGAAGAAAGGAAAATCATTAATGCAAACTGGTAAAGCATATTTAATCCAGCACCTAGCATGTTGCTTGCTGAATAAAATGCAGAACCGATTAATATTCGTTTTGTTCCCACGACGCACCTACTTTAATATATTTAAATAATTTTTTGAATATTAGAAAAAATATTACCCATAAGGACTTGGGTACCAAATTTTTCAAAATTCACACGAATCATAGCACTGGACAGATATTCTATAACACCTACACCAAAAATATTATGAATAATTTTATCACCCACAGATAATTCAGATAATGTTTTTATTTTTTGTACATTATATAGTTCAGATTTCGATGTACTTACTATCTTTTTAGAAGCAACAGATTTTTTTTGAATGGAAGAATATTGTTCTTTTTTGTAGTTGTTACGGATATAAGATGATCTCTCTGATTCGGAAAAGATTATTTTTTCATCCACAATGGTTTGAGGAATCATATCCAAAAAATGAGAGCGTTCATTTTCTATAAATTCACCATAACGAAGGCTGCGTTTTTCGTAACTTAAAAAAAGTTTATTCATAGCTCGAGTCGTTGCCACATAAAACAGACGTTTTTCTTCATCTAGTTCCTCGGTACTTTTGGAAGCTAACGG includes the following:
- a CDS encoding MATE family efflux transporter: MGTKRILIGSAFYSASNMLGAGLNMLYQFALMIFLSSEDYGIIQPLLQFIGLLILPIMAYQYALTKHFSVLPKNDLSFESILTVRNVFFYMIFVTVLWIFLVPIFQNVFHVKDRMIFYLLLVSLLLHFPQAPFISMLQAEKRFIAAGIAQALQGIVRITLGLVCVWLMPNIVGAMMGILISNIVFVMGNTIPYRESFFISVPKSYKKHLFSWKSLFVSLGSVGLFSLLIYSDTVLVRSLLPEQSALFASSNLLGKGMIFLTTGVSFVILPIMSSKFEDAHKSLWLGFACLLSLIGAYILFFYFTAPFLAGILFKKDPNILEGFQILMPQYNLVFLPYPLIYYFLNYYLIKESMFYPCILGIGIIGLYIGLFFMHDTLLAVNLVIGVIGYGMLGVVILHALLTKSKPELINMLESLDVLDIEN
- a CDS encoding FAD:protein FMN transferase gives rise to the protein MKNMMLFNFILLFCCVSCVSDPYQKQIFSKNLMYTRFDIVIYSSLPRYKLEKEINKIWDELSYWYVQLAPEENGSLNLLNNQSFLSKNDDPKAYGIISNFIEQSKIIALQSDGAFDLTVYPLIKLWGIYQQDDFRVPADKEIKRVLTHIGMDKIHISNEGIYLEPGVQLDFGAIAKGFAVDRAVSMLTNISGVNAGFVNAGGNLLIFGSKPDHTEWSVGIRNPNGGPVSEIIPMYDNEAIATSGDYEQFFIVDNKYYHHIFNPKTGYPVDHNLASVSVIIKGSAELADIYATTFLSLGKKETLQLVSNLGLQDEVSLFFIERQKHELSTWANQAWMNRYSN